A stretch of DNA from Aspergillus flavus chromosome 3, complete sequence:
AGAGAGGACCATCGCTACGGGTGAACACTGAGACTCCTCCAAACTCACTGGCTGGTGGCCATCGACAGCCTGTCCGTGGTAAACCACGGAATGTTCTTCGGAGGAAGGCACCGACTATTGGGCAACACTCTGGGAATAACAAGTCAATCACCGAGGGTATAAAGCCAGAAAAACTAAACGTTATGATCCCAGATACTACCCATCTGGACCAAGTCATGGGCGGAAGTTTCCCACTCCCGCGGAGCCAAACCGAGTCGATGAAGGAAACAGTTTCGCCATACACACCTCAGGATACAAATGTGGGAAGATTACCTGAAGAGCAGCCTCACAATGAACCAAAGGAGCTTGCAAGTCTACGAACTACTATCAATACGCAAAATTtacctcctccaactcctATATTTGCCTCGGCCAGTAGCCCGTCAACAAGATACTCTGGCTCCCCGGGTATGTGGAGTAGGACGTCCACACCCACATCCTTATCTTCATACTCCCCAGGAATTGTACAGCCGGCTAAGGCCGTGCCCCGTATTAGACAACCAAGCCCATCCCAAACCAGACTTCCTGTCTCGTTACGGCAGGCACAACAAACCTCACAAGATCATTCAGGCCATCTGAGAACTAACAAGCCCCCTGGTTCCGTCCCAGAGCCGAGCgcaacctcttcttctaaAAGCCGAAATCATGATTCTGCAGCGAAAGGACTGACAGACGATACGTCCACTGTTTCTGGCAGCCTTTCGTCTCGGAAAGCAATCGCCAAATCTTGTCTTCCGAGAAAGACACAAGAGAACACTGGTACAGAGTCAGCCTCCTTAAGCCAAGAGAACTCGCAAGCCGTTCGATCACCTGAGGGTACTAAAGCAAAAGGGGCCCAGGAAACTGAAGGTAATGCTACGCACATACCAGCACGGCCAAGTAGAGAGGGAACACATCGGTTGCAGGTGGAGCCATCACCCGTTGTCCGAAGTAACTTGTCACCTGATATAGTGACAAGCCACAAAAGACGCCCATCAGTGGAAAGTTCATTCACTTCTGAGCGAATTCCGCTAGGCTCCGTTCAATCGGCGTCAACTTCAGTGGATTCACTACCTTCGAGGAGTTCTTCTCAAGTGCCTTCCCGTCTGTCACCTGAGCTTTCAAGAAACAGCCCCCGGGCCTCAACAAGAGAAACGAAGGCGCGGCAGAAGCCTCAGACACCAACAAGCCCACCCAAGAGTCGAAGATTTGGGCTGTTCACCAAAACATCCAAGCCTGAATTGGAAGCACATTCTTCTGAAGGAAGTCGCACAGCTCGAAGAGGTCCGTCTGCGGGAACAGGGCACGAAGGATACGGCAAGTACGCACAACGAGGTCGAAGGACAAGCGTCACCAGTAGCGGGTCTAGGACAAGATCAACTAGCACAGTGAGAAGTGCATCTAGATCTGTTTCTAGTAAAGGAAGCATGAACAGCCGTCCAGATATGGAACTAGATGACTTCTTGCTTGATCGTCTCGAGCCTGTCTTTATCAATGGTGGAGGTGTTGACGGTGCGACATTGGCTCGAACACAGAGTGAGCAAAGCTCAAGTGGTTATAGTACAAGCTCTGTAACGAGCCTATCCCAGAAGGCCGCAACCCCAAAGCACTACGGCTACCCCACCGAGACATTGACGTCTTCGACAGATACCATTGGCAAGCTCGAAAAGCTCGGTCAGGAAAGTAAGCCAGAAAAGAATGTGCGGGCAGCCCCCGCATCTACTCACCAGTCAAAGGCTTGCAATACTGAAAGGCTGGAGAAGCCAATCTCAAGTTCGAATGTCGATTCTGTGAAACCAAAACCTTGTGCAACTGGCTCTGGGCAATCCCGCCCAGATGTTAGGAGTTCACCAagttctttgactttgaagACAAACGGAGCGACGAGCCAGTCAAATAAGTCACCCAAGAAAGGATTAGGTCTCAAATGGAACTTTTTCCAGAAAAGCCGCGATCCGAAATATGCCGAGCGTGAAACTCCACTTCCACCTCCCCACCGTGTCCAAGCTACGGTATCGCCAGCAGCAGTTCGCCGGCCTATTGCACATTATGCTTTGGTTGATGCTGACTCTGATACCTTGGAAAATATTATACGGAATGTTGAGGATTCACCACCaaccgaggaagaaaatatTGATACTCCGGTGGAGATCCCAGCGGCCTTAAATGTTAGGAAGCCCAGCGAATCTATTTTGCTGCCGTCACCTCCCAAGTTGAACGGTGAATTCAGGGCTTCTACGAAGGTCTACTTCAATAAGGATCAGGTGCCTCCCAGCTCCCAAAATCTAGCAGAATCCCCAGAAGAGCAGCGCACAACACGCCTCGCATCGGTCGGTCGGATTCCACGTGTAGTCTCGAGAAGGGACAGGCAGCACCGACCAGCTTTGCAATCCTTCTCGAGGCCATTCAGTATGGCCGATTCGCCTTCGATCGCAGCCCCCGTAACGACTAAGCAATTTGACTTCTCGCCGCCGGGCTTACCCACACTGGAGGCTCAAACAGGGACGTATCATGGGAATCCGTCAAGCTTTGCCTTTGATTTCACTCAACCATTCGGTGACCCTATGAGCCGTAGCGTTTTGGACTTTATCACTGGACCTTACTCCTCGGACCAATTCTTGACATTCTACCCCAGGAAGGATTCAACAACGACCATAACAAGTTCAAGTGGCTCCGAGAGCCTAGCAGCAGTCACGGCTGTTATCCCGGAGCCTGAGTCTGCTTTaaatgaagatgaagtgtgGGGAGAATATGATGACCTCATTGACCATGTTCTCTCTCCTGAAACTGCGAGGTCTCTTTGTCCAGGTGATCCGGAGGCGGATGAGAAGTTCGAACTGGCCGCTATGGCAAGTAGAGCTCTTCAAGCTGAACTCAACGGACTCTCCGATCGCCAGGCCTTTCCCACAGCTGTTGAGAACCCCGCTGTAGCACTCACCCCGGCATCTCCAACTTCAAGCACCGGGTCTTTCCACCTGAGGCGATCTAAGATTGCCCCAACTCTACACTCGTCACTTGTGCTTTCTAGCCAGCCCTCGTTTAGTGACATAATCGCCTGCTACCACCATGATGGAAGTGTAGAGAATCTGCATGGCGAGGACCAACATAATTTGTCGACTCCATCCCTGTCCATTGAGCAGCAGTCCAGCTTTCTCACATCGCCTTCTTTAAATCCTTCACCAAGTTTCGAAACCTGTCGGCAGCGAAATACAATTTTGTTCGATATTGCTGAGCGTGATCGGGAAGGGCCGACCGCGCAAACTAACATAAGATCGGGATCACTCATGACTAGTCGATGGTTGTCCTTCGGAAGGGTTCTATTCAGCCCCGCTCATAATCACATCAAAAACGGAGAGGAAGAGCGGATCCTCGTAGTTGATGGGCTAGGAAACGATGACTGGTCGTTTTACTGTGCTTTGACATATCCTAATGCGGAGGTGTACAAGCTGAACGATGCACCGACTCCAACGGCATCCAAACATCCAGACGCCTGGCAGCCGCCATCCAATCACCATACTATCCACCATGCAAGCCTTGAGGATCGGTTCCCGTTTCCTAAACGATACTTCACAGTGACTGTTTTGCGCTTTCCCGCAGCATGCTCTGAACATGTTCAAGATAATATCATCTCAGAGTGCAAGCGTGTGCTGCGCCCTGGGGGCTACATGGAGATGAGTCTACTCGATCTCGACATGGTGAACATGGGAATTCGCACCCGAAAGGCTGTCAGAAATCTCAAGGAGAGGACCTACCTAACAGACTCCAGTATCAGCCTCAAGCCTTCAAGCGACAGCATACAACGCCTCCTGGGACGACACGGGTTCGACAACCTACGACGCTGTATGGTACGGATTCCAGTCGCAGGGGTGATCGTAAGATCATcagcctcatcctcatccacatcatcctcgaATCCTTCCACATTAGCGGTGACAGCCACCTCCTCAACCGCACTGTCACACCCCTCCAACTCATCGATAGGCGCCCAGGCAAAAGCCCATAGCAAAACATCCTCCAACGACACCGACCTATCCCTCGGAGATCTCCTTTCAGACCCGttcccttccccttccaaCGACGAATCAATCCGGAAAATCGTCGCCAGAGTCGGTCGTTGGTGGTACACAAGATGCTACGAGATACCCGTCCTGGCGAACGGTGACGCAGGCCTCAGCATCTGGTCCGATAAGAAAGTACTCCGCGAATGCCAGAAGCGAGGCACCGGGTTTCGCCTCTTGATCGCATATGCACAGAAGCCGAGCGAGAAACGCAGAACAGCAAGCGTTTAGACAGCAATGCTTGCTACTCATGAAACCTCATGATAAATAACGACGAACTCACGATTTATGAAATGAAACAACTATTCTATGTTCATTAATATCCTACGAAACGATATGACAGGGTTTCAGTTGTCACGAATATTACCGATAATTTACTACGCATACCGGCAACGGTCAGAGGAAGACAAAAACAGATTGTTATGATACCTTTTCTTGTACTGTTTTGTTTTACGTTCTGGTGCTCTTTGAGACACAGACGGTTTACGGGTTTCGAAGATTTTGCGCGTGTGCATATTGTTCTTCTGTCTAGGGACTGTTTGTTCTGCTTGCATACCTGGAGGCTGTCTGAACACCTATATGATTGATTTCTTCGTCTAGCATCTTTACCTCCTGTTTTTGTATAGTCTTCATGAGGGACTGAAAGTGTTTCGTGTTCCTGTTCTTGGTTTGATGTAACGCTTCTTTTTACTTAGTGAACTGCCTGGAGCAGGGATGAGcatgataataatatagtactGTACAAAGCGAGATTCATTGTACCGAGTAAGCGTATATGAATTAACTTGATGAACCACAGAGACTACAAGGGACAAAAGAAATACCTCTTACACGGAAGACGCAACCACTGTAATAAGTTCATGTTGCTACTTCATGCTATTATTACTGTGACATGAGAAAACTAATATAAGAACACAATGCCTTGAACACGCGTTTTACACCGAATCGACAGTCAAAACATCTACACTCTCGCTGAACGTCGTCAACATGCACAAGAAATTCAGATACAAGATGGCGCTACTCCTTGCCAtacctctccttctcccagaACCAATGGTATAAGCTCCTCCACTCAGTCgcttcatcttccacatAATCTCCCACCAACTCTGCCGTCTCATTTCCCTCCGGCAGGTCTAGCGTTGGGGGTACGGGGCCGCTAGAGCTCATTTCGACAGCTACATTGCCCGCATTGTGATCCAGGACGTTGGCATCCGTATCCTTGACTTTCTCTGCGAGGTCGCGAGCACCTTCCCGGGCAGCTTCGGCCCATTCCTCAGCTTGTTGGCGGGCTCGTTCGATCAATTCATCTGGTGTAGGGTATCGTCGCAGAGCAATGAGGAGAAGATAGTAGCTCTGTACAATGATGGAGTATACTGCGTCCTTTGCGAGCATGGTGAACCcgtgggagaagaagcctTTGAGTACTTCTGCTGGCAGGCCTGCGTAGAGAGCTTGAATGCCTTCCGTACGGGCTATACTAACCACATTAGAAATAATGGGTGGCATCAATGACAGTCCCTCGTCGGAGTCATCTTTTCCCCCATTATCAGTTGAAGGGGCGGTGCTCGAGCCGGTGACTTGCGCTCGAGTCTTAGCCATAGAAATCGGATACGTGATTGACGACGCAGCCGACTTGCTGATAGCAGCTAACAGGAAGGTAGTAGCCGCGGATGGCTTTCCGCGCTTATCCCGTGGGAAAAGGCTATACTTTAAGAACTCATTTAGGAAGAATGTAATGGACGGATTCAGCGTAAGGATAAGTGAAGCCGAGTACCCCGACCAGAAACCTTTGATCCCCTTCTCCGCTCGAATACGAGCAGCAATATCTCTAGTGCTGGCCGAAATCTTCGAGGTCTGCTTCCGCGCCACGATATTAGCCAACGGTGTTGTGAACAGTTTCGCAAACGCGCCCGCTAAAACACCGACAGCTAGTTCGTCCAATATAGGTAGAACGACCTGCTTGCCGCCTTTCCGGGCGGGACCATACCGGGCGTTAATCCTCCGCTGTCTGAAGAATCCGTACGCCAGGAAGAACAGGAACGAGTCGGCTACGGTTTTGATTGTGTCTTGAGCAAGACCGGTGTACAAGTTTCCAAGTCCTTCTTTGGCGTAGATTTTGCGTGCTGCGTCGAGAATGCCGGTgtattcttcctcctcctcttcattaCTGTCTTCCGTGTCTTTGTCCTGACCTTCcgtctcctccccttcaccCTTGGCCTTAGTCTTCGCTGTCTTTTTGGGGTTGCGTTGGTTCTGTGTTTGCAGTCGGGCAATGATAAGACTTAGCGGGTACGTAGCGACATTCGATATAGCCGCTCCCACGGCACCAGCGGCTGCATTCccaagagctggaagagctgggCCACGGAGGGCGGCTGTTTTCCAGTCTTTGTTCGGTCGGGGTTCTTCGTATCGCTGGTAAAGGGAATAGGTATCCTATAGTCCAATCGGTGTTTAGAAAAAGAGATTCCCTACGAAGTGAAGAACGCCGGTGTCAGCATACCAACTCAGGGTTATATGACACCGCGTACTCGGGCATTTTGTCCAAGAAAAATTGCAGTGTCAGGATTCAGTCCAGCTGGGGAAAGCTGTAGTCAAAGTGGGGAATTATGCGGAGTACA
This window harbors:
- a CDS encoding putative mitochondrial carrier protein (hypothetical protein Ao3042_06802), which gives rise to MPEYAVSYNPELDTYSLYQRYEEPRPNKDWKTAALRGPALPALGNAAAGAVGAAISNVATYPLSLIIARLQTQNQRNPKKTAKTKAKGEGEETEGQDKDTEDSNEEEEEEYTGILDAARKIYAKEGLGNLYTGLAQDTIKTVADSFLFFLAYGFFRQRRINARYGPARKGGKQVVLPILDELAVGVLAGAFAKLFTTPLANIVARKQTSKISASTRDIAARIRAEKGIKGFWSGYSASLILTLNPSITFFLNEFLKYSLFPRDKRGKPSAATTFLLAAISKSAASSITYPISMAKTRAQVTGSSTAPSTDNGGKDDSDEGLSLMPPIISNVVSIARTEGIQALYAGLPAEVLKGFFSHGFTMLAKDAVYSIIVQSYYLLLIALRRYPTPDELIERARQQAEEWAEAAREGARDLAEKVKDTDANVLDHNAGNVAVEMSSSGPVPPTLDLPEGNETAELVGDYVEDEATEWRSLYHWFWEKERYGKE